In Deferribacter autotrophicus, a single genomic region encodes these proteins:
- the recR gene encoding recombination mediator RecR: MFQLKDFEKCVFELSKLPGIGRKTATRLALFLLKMDKKDVLALTKSIEALKDKIRFCKICGSLTDEEICSICKDATRDKTTICVVEEAKDVILIENSGNYNGLYHVLGGRISPLDGITPDVLSFDKLISRIEEGNIKEIIIATNPDVDGETTAYYLKKILSDYSMLKITRIATGLAVGSHLEYSDEFAILKALENRREI, encoded by the coding sequence ATGTTTCAACTAAAAGATTTTGAAAAGTGTGTCTTTGAACTTAGCAAATTACCAGGCATAGGCAGAAAAACTGCCACTCGCCTTGCCCTTTTTCTTCTTAAAATGGATAAAAAAGATGTCCTTGCACTAACAAAAAGTATTGAAGCTTTAAAAGACAAAATAAGATTTTGTAAAATTTGTGGTTCGTTGACAGATGAAGAAATATGTTCAATTTGCAAAGATGCCACAAGAGACAAAACCACAATATGTGTGGTAGAAGAAGCTAAAGATGTGATACTCATTGAAAATAGCGGCAATTATAACGGACTTTATCATGTGCTTGGAGGTAGAATTTCACCTCTTGATGGAATAACTCCAGATGTTCTAAGTTTTGATAAACTAATTTCTAGAATAGAAGAAGGAAATATAAAAGAAATTATTATTGCCACCAATCCTGATGTAGACGGAGAAACAACTGCCTACTATTTGAAAAAAATTTTATCTGATTACAGCATGCTAAAAATCACAAGAATCGCTACTGGACTTGCCGTGGGTTCACATTTAGAATATTCTGACGAATTTGCCATCCTTAAAGCTCTCGAAAACAGAAGAGAAATTTAA
- a CDS encoding lysophospholipid acyltransferase family protein → MDYEKLLDLVKLEPIPKGQLFVANYLLKPLYKFRKLKIVFEGIENLPNRPVIFVMNHTDRYNYWPFQFQLYMLRNKIMYCYTTTWVKLKYYESKLLARFFNWTGNLPMPSKGYLMVKDLQKYFGDDKSILNKYFRKLKSFINGELSEEELNSDKKFLSFIRNFGDYKKYLEERYKSLMTKAYHLCHDAIYNKNLNLLIFPEGTRSKKLIKGKTGAVQFAFSLNVPIVPVGCNGSDKVYTRNAPWIEKNKTIIYRIGKPIYFNQINEFKLDTNFIPFTEKAEKNKNIFEKATEYMMEKLAELLDDEYKPSNNTLEKYDINKFIL, encoded by the coding sequence ATGGATTATGAAAAACTCTTAGATCTTGTAAAACTTGAACCTATACCTAAAGGTCAACTATTTGTTGCCAATTATTTACTTAAACCTCTTTACAAATTCAGAAAACTAAAAATTGTTTTTGAAGGGATTGAAAACTTACCAAATAGACCTGTAATTTTTGTAATGAATCATACTGATAGATATAATTACTGGCCTTTTCAATTTCAACTCTATATGCTTAGAAACAAAATTATGTATTGTTATACCACAACATGGGTAAAATTAAAATATTACGAAAGCAAACTGCTAGCAAGATTTTTCAACTGGACAGGTAACCTACCCATGCCTTCAAAAGGGTATTTAATGGTTAAAGATTTGCAAAAATATTTTGGTGATGATAAATCTATTTTAAATAAATATTTTAGAAAACTTAAAAGTTTTATAAATGGAGAACTTTCAGAAGAAGAACTAAATAGTGACAAAAAATTTCTAAGTTTTATACGCAACTTTGGTGATTACAAAAAATATCTTGAAGAAAGATATAAATCTTTAATGACAAAAGCATATCATCTTTGCCATGATGCAATATACAACAAAAACCTCAATCTTCTTATATTTCCAGAAGGCACAAGATCAAAAAAACTTATAAAAGGAAAAACTGGAGCTGTACAGTTTGCCTTTAGTTTGAATGTCCCCATTGTTCCAGTTGGTTGTAATGGAAGCGATAAAGTCTACACAAGAAACGCCCCTTGGATTGAAAAGAATAAAACAATTATCTACAGAATTGGAAAACCTATTTATTTTAACCAAATTAATGAATTTAAACTTGATACAAATTTTATCCCCTTCACAGAAAAGGCTGAAAAAAACAAAAATATATTCGAAAAAGCAACCGAATACATGATGGAAAAACTTGCTGAACTTCTCGATGATGAATACAAACCGTCTAACAATACCTTAGAAAAATATGATATAAATAAGTTTATCCTTTAA
- a CDS encoding TRAP transporter substrate-binding protein — MKRREFLKKAAVTTAAAGAALSFGAPAVHAKKRYLWKMVTTWPPHFPVMGEAADMLAKWVETMSDGRLKIQVYGGGELVPPLQTFDAVSGGMVEMGHGAAYYWAGKSPATQFFAAVPFGMNAQQMNAWIYAGDGQKLWEEVYAPFNLKPMPAGNTGVQMGGWFNKEINSISDFKGLKMRIPGLGGKVLAKAGGTAVLSAGGEIYTNLERGVIDATEWVGPYHDYLMGFYKVAKYYYYPGWHEPGTVLEMFVNKKAFESLPKDLQEIIITAAYRSNLWMLSTFEAKNNFYLNKLINEHGVKLKQFPQPVLKQLKKYSEEVLAEIVEKDPLSKKVYENFLAFKKNVVAWANISEIAYAKTLNL, encoded by the coding sequence ATGAAAAGACGTGAGTTTTTGAAGAAGGCAGCAGTAACTACAGCAGCAGCTGGTGCAGCTTTATCATTTGGTGCACCTGCAGTACATGCTAAAAAACGTTATCTTTGGAAAATGGTAACAACTTGGCCACCACATTTCCCTGTGATGGGTGAAGCAGCCGATATGCTTGCAAAGTGGGTTGAGACAATGTCCGATGGTAGACTTAAAATTCAGGTATATGGTGGTGGTGAACTAGTTCCACCTTTACAAACTTTTGATGCAGTAAGTGGTGGTATGGTAGAAATGGGTCATGGTGCGGCTTATTACTGGGCAGGTAAATCTCCAGCTACTCAGTTTTTTGCAGCTGTTCCATTTGGCATGAATGCTCAGCAGATGAATGCGTGGATTTATGCTGGTGACGGGCAAAAGCTCTGGGAAGAAGTTTATGCTCCATTTAATTTAAAGCCAATGCCAGCTGGAAATACCGGCGTTCAGATGGGTGGTTGGTTTAATAAAGAAATAAATTCTATTAGTGATTTTAAAGGTCTTAAAATGAGAATACCTGGTCTTGGTGGTAAAGTGCTTGCCAAGGCTGGAGGTACTGCAGTATTGTCAGCTGGTGGAGAGATTTACACCAATTTGGAAAGAGGTGTAATTGATGCTACTGAATGGGTTGGCCCATATCACGATTATTTAATGGGATTTTACAAAGTAGCAAAATATTATTATTATCCAGGCTGGCATGAACCAGGTACTGTATTGGAAATGTTCGTAAATAAAAAAGCATTTGAAAGCCTTCCAAAAGATTTACAGGAGATAATAATTACCGCTGCTTATCGTTCAAACCTCTGGATGCTTTCTACATTTGAAGCTAAAAACAATTTTTATCTCAACAAATTGATAAATGAACATGGTGTAAAACTGAAGCAGTTTCCTCAACCTGTTTTAAAACAACTTAAAAAATACTCAGAGGAAGTGTTAGCAGAGATTGTAGAAAAAGATCCTTTGAGCAAAAAAGTGTATGAAAACTTTTTGGCATTTAAGAAAAATGTAGTTGCTTGGGCAAACATTTCAGAAATTGCATACGCAAAAACTCTTAATTTATAA
- a CDS encoding TRAP transporter substrate-binding protein produces MKRREFLKKAAVTTAAAGAALSFGAPAVHAKKRYLWKMVTTWPPHFPVFGESAEFIAKWVEKMSDGRLKIQVYGGGELVPPLQAFDAVSGGMVEMGHACAYYWAGKAPATQFFGAVPFGMNSEQMTSWILAGDGHKLWKELYANFNLIPFLVGTCGVQMGGWFNKEINSISDVKGLKMRIPGLGGKVIAKAGGTAVLSAGGEIYTNLERGVIDATEWVGPYHDYKMGFYKVAKYYYYPGWHEPGTAIEMFVNKKAYEKLPKDLQQIIAYAAQSSAAWMLAEFEAKNNYYLQKLINEHNVKLKKFPADVLKAFRKYTKEVLAEITAKDPMSKKVHENYSAFQKKVVEWDKISEFAYMEINYL; encoded by the coding sequence ATGAAAAGACGTGAGTTTTTAAAGAAGGCAGCAGTAACTACAGCGGCAGCTGGTGCAGCATTATCTTTTGGTGCTCCGGCAGTACACGCTAAGAAGCGTTATTTATGGAAAATGGTAACAACATGGCCGCCACATTTTCCAGTTTTTGGTGAAAGTGCTGAATTTATCGCAAAATGGGTTGAGAAGATGTCTGATGGTCGCCTTAAAATACAGGTTTATGGTGGGGGAGAGCTTGTTCCTCCATTACAGGCTTTTGATGCAGTAAGCGGTGGTATGGTAGAAATGGGTCATGCCTGTGCTTATTATTGGGCTGGTAAAGCACCTGCAACACAATTTTTTGGTGCTGTTCCTTTTGGTATGAACAGCGAGCAGATGACATCCTGGATTCTTGCAGGTGATGGTCATAAGCTTTGGAAAGAGCTTTATGCAAATTTCAACCTTATACCATTTCTTGTTGGTACTTGTGGTGTTCAGATGGGTGGTTGGTTTAATAAAGAGATAAACTCTATCAGTGATGTTAAAGGGCTTAAGATGAGAATACCTGGACTTGGTGGTAAGGTTATAGCAAAGGCTGGCGGTACAGCGGTGCTTTCTGCGGGTGGGGAAATTTATACAAACCTTGAAAGAGGAGTAATCGATGCAACTGAGTGGGTTGGCCCATATCATGATTATAAGATGGGATTTTATAAAGTAGCTAAATATTACTACTATCCTGGGTGGCATGAGCCAGGCACAGCTATTGAGATGTTTGTAAATAAAAAAGCTTATGAAAAATTGCCAAAAGACTTACAGCAGATAATTGCGTATGCAGCTCAAAGTTCGGCAGCATGGATGCTTGCAGAGTTTGAAGCTAAAAACAATTACTATTTGCAAAAGCTTATTAATGAGCACAATGTGAAATTGAAAAAATTTCCTGCAGATGTACTGAAAGCATTTAGAAAGTATACAAAAGAAGTACTTGCTGAGATTACAGCAAAAGATCCAATGAGTAAAAAAGTACATGAAAACTATTCAGCATTTCAGAAAAAAGTTGTGGAATGGGATAAAATTTCAGAATTCGCTTACATGGAAATTAATTATCTCTAA
- a CDS encoding flagellar protein FlaG, with protein MLEAVKNATVSKIDHAPSNNEVKTTQKVVEQNAKQQEAQKRVNEQEFKKQIQDLNKALDMMNVKREFVIDKELNEVVVKIVDPEENKVIRQIPSEEALKLAKNIKEMVGLLFDKTT; from the coding sequence ATGTTAGAAGCAGTAAAAAACGCTACAGTTAGCAAAATTGATCATGCACCATCTAATAACGAAGTAAAAACTACCCAGAAAGTTGTGGAGCAAAATGCAAAACAGCAGGAAGCTCAAAAGCGAGTAAATGAGCAAGAGTTTAAAAAGCAAATTCAAGATTTGAACAAAGCTCTTGATATGATGAATGTAAAAAGGGAATTTGTCATTGATAAAGAGCTAAACGAAGTGGTGGTCAAGATAGTTGATCCAGAAGAAAACAAAGTAATAAGGCAAATCCCTTCTGAAGAAGCATTGAAATTAGCAAAAAATATCAAAGAGATGGTAGGACTTCTCTTTGACAAAACCACCTAA
- a CDS encoding YbaB/EbfC family nucleoid-associated protein codes for MNIQQLMKQAQKMQKKMMEIQEEVAKEIVEASAGGGMVIARVNGKQELVEIKIEKDVIDPEDVEMLQDLIIAAVNEAIKKSQELMQEKMSQLTGGLGLNFPGIF; via the coding sequence ATGAATATTCAACAACTTATGAAACAGGCACAAAAAATGCAGAAAAAGATGATGGAAATACAGGAAGAAGTTGCTAAAGAAATAGTAGAAGCCTCAGCTGGTGGTGGAATGGTAATTGCTAGAGTTAATGGAAAACAGGAACTTGTTGAAATAAAAATTGAAAAAGATGTAATTGATCCTGAAGATGTGGAAATGCTTCAAGATTTAATTATAGCCGCAGTAAATGAAGCTATCAAAAAATCTCAAGAGTTAATGCAAGAAAAAATGAGTCAACTTACCGGTGGTTTAGGATTAAATTTTCCTGGAATTTTTTAG
- a CDS encoding nucleotidyl transferase AbiEii/AbiGii toxin family protein, giving the protein MKDYEKFYLENLYPFQDGILKIVKKLKTPFYLTGGTALSRCYFRHRYSDDLDFFVNSKNFFKKYGSLLIENFLNNEKEFNYKVDTERFQKSENYICLYLIKNEIQLKIDIVCDVKFRIDKPYYDKRFGLVDSWKNILVNKIGALYRFEPKDIADIWIISKNFTFDWRLIFKYATQKDIGIDTQTIYEIISTIPKEFLMSLKWSSDEYEKEIYDDLQIIASDIINGNINSLAKF; this is encoded by the coding sequence ATGAAAGATTACGAAAAATTTTATCTGGAGAACCTTTATCCTTTTCAAGATGGGATATTGAAAATCGTAAAAAAACTCAAGACACCCTTTTATTTAACAGGTGGAACCGCTCTTAGTCGTTGTTATTTTCGTCATAGATATTCAGATGATTTGGATTTTTTTGTCAATTCAAAAAATTTTTTTAAAAAATATGGTTCATTGCTTATTGAAAACTTTTTAAATAATGAAAAAGAATTCAACTACAAAGTCGATACCGAACGATTTCAGAAATCAGAAAATTACATATGTTTATATTTGATCAAAAATGAGATTCAATTGAAAATTGACATCGTATGTGATGTAAAGTTCAGAATAGACAAACCGTATTATGATAAGAGATTTGGTCTGGTTGATTCATGGAAAAATATTTTAGTAAATAAGATTGGTGCTCTTTATAGATTTGAGCCGAAAGATATAGCTGATATATGGATAATCTCAAAAAATTTTACATTCGACTGGAGATTGATTTTTAAATATGCTACTCAAAAAGACATCGGTATAGATACTCAAACTATCTATGAGATAATATCAACTATTCCCAAAGAATTTTTAATGTCATTGAAGTGGTCTTCTGATGAATATGAGAAAGAAATTTATGATGATTTACAAATAATAGCTTCAGATATCATTAATGGTAATATTAACTCCTTAGCTAAATTTTAA
- a CDS encoding Uma2 family endonuclease, translating into MGTIKIEDLPRYTYEDYKYWEGKWELINGIAYAMSPSPNAKHQRVSSKINWLLEELFKDYKKCKVYLPIDWKISDDTVVQPDNLVLCYDAGDKPYITKAPKIIFEVLSKSTFRKDTVIKFNIYEQEGVKYYVIVNPDDKIAKVYELKDGRYIKICDATDEIIEFYIEECDNKIQFDFSKIWDD; encoded by the coding sequence ATGGGCACAATAAAAATTGAAGATTTACCAAGATATACCTACGAAGATTATAAATACTGGGAAGGCAAATGGGAGTTAATAAATGGAATTGCTTATGCTATGTCGCCATCTCCTAATGCGAAACATCAAAGAGTAAGCAGCAAAATTAATTGGTTGTTGGAAGAACTTTTTAAAGATTACAAAAAGTGTAAAGTTTACCTTCCTATTGATTGGAAAATATCAGATGATACTGTAGTTCAACCAGACAATTTAGTATTATGCTATGACGCTGGTGATAAACCATACATTACAAAAGCACCAAAAATCATATTTGAAGTATTGTCTAAATCTACATTTAGAAAAGACACTGTGATCAAATTTAACATATATGAACAAGAAGGTGTTAAGTATTATGTTATCGTCAATCCCGACGACAAAATTGCTAAAGTATACGAATTAAAAGATGGTAGATATATCAAAATATGCGATGCTACAGATGAGATCATAGAGTTTTACATCGAAGAATGCGATAACAAAATCCAGTTTGATTTCAGTAAAATCTGGGATGATTAA
- a CDS encoding class I SAM-dependent methyltransferase: MFYKELSRFYNEIFPFDENTYNFLKSYAKGDFPVLDIGCATGVYVNRFLEDGFKAFGVEKETAFELQGPFIYADMLRLPLKSSTKFGFIYSIGNTLVHVNSKLDFYNTVRNVMSLLKERCFFLIQIINYDRIYGYELKGLPDIETEHYMVNRIYHYDNEEQLIFEMKVTDKHTKEVRTLSSKLTPIFLEDVKNAAARAGAGFVQFFGDFQGGKFFLKDSMMLIAAIYK; the protein is encoded by the coding sequence GTGTTTTACAAAGAGTTGAGTAGATTTTACAACGAAATTTTTCCTTTTGATGAAAATACCTACAATTTTCTAAAAAGTTATGCAAAAGGGGATTTCCCTGTACTTGATATAGGTTGTGCTACCGGTGTTTATGTAAACAGGTTTTTAGAAGATGGATTTAAAGCTTTTGGTGTAGAAAAAGAAACTGCCTTTGAATTGCAAGGTCCATTTATTTATGCAGATATGTTGAGACTTCCATTAAAATCTTCTACTAAGTTTGGCTTTATTTATTCCATTGGAAATACTCTTGTTCATGTAAATTCAAAGTTGGATTTTTACAATACTGTTAGAAATGTCATGAGTCTTCTTAAAGAAAGATGTTTTTTTCTGATACAGATAATAAATTACGACAGGATATATGGATATGAATTGAAAGGATTACCTGATATTGAGACAGAGCATTACATGGTTAATCGTATTTATCATTATGATAATGAGGAGCAGCTTATTTTTGAAATGAAGGTTACAGATAAGCATACGAAAGAAGTAAGAACATTAAGCTCAAAACTTACACCCATATTTCTTGAGGATGTGAAAAATGCAGCCGCTAGGGCAGGTGCTGGCTTTGTGCAGTTTTTTGGAGATTTTCAGGGAGGGAAGTTCTTTTTAAAAGATAGTATGATGTTGATAGCTGCGATTTACAAGTGA
- a CDS encoding flagellin: MALRIYNNISSLNAQRYLGITNSQMSKSLERLSSGLRINHAADDASGLAISEKLRGQISGLKRASMNAQDGISMLQTAEGGLQEIQSIVQRMRELAVQASNGTYTANDRAELQKEMEQLKGEINRISASTEFNTKKLLNGDASALWSASSNKLEAIIKGKVDQGEYTISATATAGKNYIYKTDIMTLAHDVEKVTITNDDNNQIKSIKNLSSNFITTDSSGNNIQYNITLTDGTSTVNNTTTSTVDYFTTNSTSSSISTVTGEVTTALNNVAGPAGYFEIEINNDYDGSAINGTINGFATLKVYSLDGKLQGTADLNLTGDGTNNTLYLSPLSLYGYDLTSATSTTIDLTGDALLKGDKAVFAINQVTAGEDAIQITNPNAINTSNPTLSVSFANSSNLSQTFALINYTNDGQTHIQTFDLTLDSNGITTDDNDIYFTVDKLGVAGDIATADTKLKDIARFINADGRNIFDNTQELTIFGNGKSTTIYLEGDDTLSDFESKLEDALVNDLGMGDASVKNDLVYYDTTTGTFKIQSGLIGEDSKISFIGDQKLIDGLSLTTIQKGENSSLTITVTDSNNNTVGSDTVNDYTLRGVINGVEISFDKNLGVSVSGDNAGNLTFTASTSATTINLHLVDNSTSLQIGANEGQDINVNIAQINTKSLDLDNVLVVDQDSAQKAITKLDKALEFVSDARATIGAQINRLEHAITNLDTARENLTASESRIRDLDIAEEMANFTRQQILQQAGTAMLAQANQLPQLALQLLGR, encoded by the coding sequence ATGGCACTAAGAATTTACAACAATATTTCATCACTTAATGCTCAAAGATATTTGGGTATAACAAACAGTCAGATGTCAAAATCTCTTGAAAGACTATCAAGTGGTCTCAGAATCAATCATGCTGCAGATGATGCATCAGGTCTTGCTATTAGTGAAAAATTGCGTGGACAGATTAGTGGTCTTAAACGCGCAAGTATGAACGCTCAGGATGGTATCTCCATGCTTCAAACTGCTGAAGGTGGTTTGCAGGAAATTCAGAGTATCGTTCAAAGAATGAGAGAACTTGCTGTTCAAGCTTCTAACGGAACTTATACTGCAAACGATAGAGCAGAGCTTCAAAAAGAAATGGAACAACTAAAAGGTGAAATTAACAGAATCTCTGCTTCTACTGAGTTTAACACTAAAAAATTGCTTAACGGAGATGCATCCGCCCTATGGTCAGCAAGCAGTAATAAATTAGAAGCAATAATTAAAGGCAAAGTAGATCAAGGAGAATATACTATTTCTGCAACAGCAACAGCGGGCAAAAACTATATTTATAAAACAGACATAATGACCTTGGCCCATGATGTTGAAAAAGTAACAATTACAAACGATGATAATAATCAAATTAAATCTATTAAAAATTTGTCTTCAAATTTTATCACAACAGATAGTAGTGGAAACAATATCCAATATAATATAACGTTAACAGATGGTACTTCAACTGTCAACAACACAACTACATCAACAGTTGATTATTTTACAACAAATTCTACATCATCTAGCATATCAACAGTTACAGGTGAAGTTACCACTGCATTAAACAATGTAGCTGGACCAGCTGGATATTTTGAAATTGAAATTAACAATGATTACGATGGATCGGCAATTAATGGAACAATAAACGGATTTGCTACTCTAAAAGTTTATTCTTTAGACGGAAAACTACAAGGTACTGCTGATTTAAACTTAACTGGTGACGGCACAAACAATACTTTATATTTATCTCCTCTATCTTTATATGGGTATGATTTAACCTCTGCAACAAGTACTACTATCGATTTAACTGGCGATGCACTTTTGAAAGGAGATAAAGCTGTATTTGCCATTAATCAAGTTACAGCGGGAGAGGATGCTATACAAATTACTAATCCAAATGCTATTAATACATCAAATCCAACACTTTCAGTATCATTTGCAAACAGTTCAAATCTATCTCAAACTTTTGCTTTAATAAATTATACTAATGATGGTCAAACTCATATACAAACATTCGATTTAACTTTAGATTCAAACGGAATTACAACAGATGACAATGACATTTATTTCACAGTTGATAAATTAGGTGTGGCTGGTGATATCGCTACTGCTGATACAAAATTAAAAGATATCGCCAGATTTATAAATGCTGATGGTAGAAATATTTTTGATAACACCCAGGAACTCACAATATTTGGTAATGGGAAATCCACTACAATTTACTTAGAAGGTGACGATACTTTATCTGATTTTGAATCAAAACTTGAAGATGCTCTTGTCAACGATTTAGGAATGGGTGACGCCTCTGTTAAAAATGACCTGGTCTATTATGATACCACCACTGGTACTTTTAAAATTCAAAGTGGATTGATTGGAGAAGATAGTAAAATATCTTTCATAGGAGATCAAAAATTAATAGATGGCTTATCACTTACCACTATTCAAAAAGGGGAAAACTCTTCTCTAACAATTACGGTAACAGATTCTAATAACAATACAGTGGGTTCAGATACTGTAAATGATTATACATTAAGAGGAGTGATAAATGGTGTTGAAATTAGCTTTGATAAAAATTTAGGAGTTTCAGTATCTGGAGACAATGCAGGAAATCTCACTTTTACAGCTTCAACAAGTGCTACAACTATAAATTTACATCTTGTGGACAACTCAACATCATTGCAAATCGGTGCAAACGAAGGGCAAGATATTAACGTAAATATAGCACAAATTAACACCAAATCTCTCGATCTTGATAATGTATTAGTAGTAGATCAAGATTCAGCTCAAAAAGCTATCACAAAGCTTGATAAAGCTCTTGAGTTTGTTTCAGATGCAAGAGCAACAATAGGTGCTCAAATAAATAGGCTTGAGCATGCGATAACAAACCTTGACACCGCAAGGGAAAATCTAACTGCATCCGAGTCCAGAATTAGAGACCTTGACATTGCTGAAGAAATGGCAAACTTTACAAGACAGCAAATTCTTCAGCAAGCTGGTACTGCAATGCTGGCACAAGCTAACCAGCTTCCACAACTCGCTTTACAGCTTCTGGGTAGATAA
- the dnaX gene encoding DNA polymerase III subunit gamma/tau gives MGYVALARKYRPQTFDEVVFQDYIVNTLKNAIELNRISHAYLFTGPRGIGKTSTARIFAKALNCLNPQGVNPCNSCENCKEITEGVSLDVFEIDGASNRGIDEIRQLRESVKFLPAKSKYKIYIIDEVHMLTEAAFNALLKTLEEPPDFVIFILATTDAHRIPATILSRCQRFNFSKIPFDEMFSHTSNILRKEGITFEDDALSLIIRNSDGCMRDCLSLIDQIIAYTNGEITLEKTKFLLGLSEDKIINELYKSILTNDKNRTKSLLDEISLKGIDYKYISEKFLHYTKLLLLMHTFENPAKKELTTEEVSFFSDLLQNTSEEKLFAIYQTLLKVYNDLKYFSFEQDIFEMGIFKILHIDRIIPSSKLTKNTPTKIAKENIDNPSKPTLSLDNIEQKWKKFLDFIAERKPSVSSNLGYGYLISIENNKMIVGFAEEKMFHYKIVIKAENIDFLKRAAKKYFGNVDDIIIKLENGSKKKGVIEKVNEIETFKEKMLKKELKENKAVELLLKEFDGKIVDIEIKK, from the coding sequence ATGGGTTATGTTGCATTAGCTAGAAAATATAGACCTCAAACATTTGATGAAGTTGTTTTTCAAGATTACATTGTAAATACTCTTAAAAATGCCATTGAATTAAACAGAATCAGCCATGCCTATCTATTTACTGGACCTAGAGGCATTGGTAAAACAAGTACAGCAAGAATTTTTGCTAAAGCTTTAAACTGCCTAAATCCCCAAGGAGTAAACCCTTGCAACAGTTGTGAAAACTGCAAAGAGATTACAGAAGGTGTGTCATTAGATGTTTTCGAAATCGATGGTGCTTCAAACAGAGGAATCGATGAAATAAGACAGCTCAGAGAGTCAGTAAAATTCCTTCCTGCAAAATCAAAATACAAAATCTATATCATAGATGAAGTTCATATGCTCACAGAAGCTGCTTTTAACGCACTACTAAAAACTTTAGAAGAACCACCTGATTTTGTAATATTCATCCTTGCCACTACAGATGCACATAGAATACCTGCTACGATACTTTCAAGATGTCAGAGGTTTAATTTTTCAAAAATACCTTTTGATGAAATGTTTTCTCACACCTCAAATATTCTAAGAAAAGAGGGAATAACATTTGAAGATGACGCTTTAAGCTTAATTATAAGAAACTCTGACGGATGCATGAGAGATTGTTTATCACTAATTGACCAGATTATCGCTTACACCAATGGCGAAATAACATTGGAAAAAACAAAATTTTTATTAGGACTCTCAGAAGATAAAATCATAAATGAACTTTACAAATCAATTTTAACTAATGATAAAAACAGGACAAAATCACTTCTTGATGAAATTAGTTTAAAAGGTATAGATTATAAATATATTTCTGAAAAATTCTTACACTACACAAAACTGCTTTTACTTATGCATACTTTTGAAAATCCAGCAAAAAAAGAACTAACTACCGAGGAAGTTAGTTTCTTCAGCGACTTATTACAAAACACTAGCGAAGAGAAACTTTTTGCAATCTATCAAACTCTACTAAAGGTTTACAACGACTTAAAATATTTTTCGTTCGAACAGGACATTTTTGAAATGGGAATTTTTAAAATATTACATATTGATAGAATAATCCCATCATCAAAACTTACAAAAAATACCCCTACCAAAATTGCAAAAGAAAACATAGATAATCCCTCTAAGCCAACTCTTTCTTTGGATAATATAGAACAAAAATGGAAGAAATTCTTGGATTTTATTGCAGAGAGAAAACCAAGTGTGTCTTCAAATCTTGGGTACGGTTATTTGATTTCTATAGAAAACAACAAAATGATCGTGGGTTTTGCTGAAGAAAAAATGTTTCACTATAAAATTGTAATAAAAGCCGAGAATATTGATTTTTTGAAAAGAGCTGCCAAAAAATATTTCGGCAATGTAGATGATATAATAATAAAACTTGAAAATGGCAGTAAAAAAAAAGGGGTGATTGAGAAAGTAAATGAAATCGAAACTTTTAAAGAAAAAATGTTGAAAAAAGAGTTAAAAGAGAATAAAGCTGTAGAACTTCTTTTAAAAGAGTTTGATGGAAAAATAGTAGACATTGAAATAAAAAAATAA